The genomic window GCTTGAATTAATAAGCCCTCCGTTTAGGGAAAGAAGCGATGAAAAAATTGTTGATTGGCCTAATTGGCCTGATTGTCTTGATCATTGTCGTCCTGTTGGCGATTCCAATGTTTGTGGATCCCAACGATCATAAACAGACCATTGCCGAAAAAGTGCGTGAAGCCACTGGACGGGAATTGAGTTTGAACGGAGATCTTAATCTCTCACTCTTCCCCTGGGCTGGGGTCACCATCGACTCCGCCGCACTGGGTAACCCCATGGGCCTTGGTGATGGCCAGTCCATGGTTAAGCTGAATAAGATCGATGTACGGATGAAGCTCATGCCGCTGCTCTCCAAGCAGGTTGAGGTTGACCGCATCATTATTGATGGACTGGAAGCCAACCTGATTCGGGATAAAAACGGGCGGGATAACTGGAGCGACTTGGCCGGCGGTGGTCATAAAGATGCTGCTGACGAAGATAAGTCCGGCCATGATGATAAGGATGACCATAAGGATGACCAAGAGCATACCGATGCACTGGCCGGTCTTAAGCTGGGTGGGGTGGAGATTACCAACGCTAAAGTCACCTTCCGGGATGAGCAAGGCGACCTTTTGGCCAGCCTGAGCCCTTTGAATCTGACCACCGGTGCCGTGCGTTTGGGTGAGCCGGTTAATTTAAGCCTGGATGCCAAGGTATCCAAAAGCAGTATCAGTGGAGCAGGTGAAGCCATTGATGCCGCCATCCAGTTCAGTGGCCAGTTAAAGCCTGGTGCTGATATGCAGTCACTGCTTATGAATGGGATGAAACTGGCCATCGGGACCGTGGCCAAAGGGCTGCCAGTGACCAAAGTGCAAACCCAATTAAGTGCAGATGTTGCCATTGATCTGGCCAACGGCACAGTGCAGGTTAGCAACAATAAGCTGGCTGTGGAAGCCACAGGTACCCCAGAACTGGGTATGGAAACCGTACGGGCCGCACTGAGTGGTGCCATCGGCGTTCATTTAGATCCTTTGAAAGTGAATATCTCTGGAATGGACCTGATGATCCAAGGCAATGGTGAAAAACTGCCTGGCGGTTCCGTGGATATGCGTCTGTCGGCTCATATTGCCACCGATATGGCAGCGGGTACGGTGGGTGTAAGCCAATTACACCTGGAAGGATTTGGTCAACAACTGAAAGCCACAGGCGGTGTGGATGTTGCCAACCTGAATGGGGATCCCCGTGTGGCGTGGAACCTAACCCTAGACCCCACCTCCCCCAAAGATCTGATGGCTAAATTGGGTCTACCCCCTCTACAAACCGCTGATCCTAATGTGCTCACCAAGTTAGCGATGGCTATGCAGGGCAAACTGGATATGGCCAATGGTGGCTCTGCAACCGTTAGCAAGCTGGATCTTACATTGGATGATACCCACTTTACGGGTAACCTCTCCGCGCCCCGTTTGGATGGTACCGCAGCACGGTTTAACCTAAAGGGAGATAAACTGGATCTGGACCGCTACATGGTTGCCAGTGACCAAAAGGGTAAAACAGAGACTGCGGATACACCCTCCACACCCGCAGCCAAAGGGGATGATACGGTTCTTGATCAAGCCACCATCGATCAACTCCGCCAGTTGGATATCAAAGGCCAAGTGGTCTTGGATAGCTTGAAGGCTGCCAAGGGTCAATTTGAGAAGGTCACCCTTAAAGTAGATGCCGCCAAAGGGTTATTGAAACTCAACCCCTTCTCAGTCAACCTCTATAAAGGTTCTCTCATGACCACCGGTCAGATTGATGTCCGGGGTAAAACGCCTAAAATGGCCTTTAAAAAGAACCTCAAGGGTGTCCAGCTTGGTGACATGCTCAAAGAGATGGCCGATGTGGATCTACTGACCGGCCAGGCTGATTTAAAATTGGATACCACCACCGCAGGTACCACCATGTATGGCTTGAAGCGCCAGTTAAATGGAAACATTAAGGGTGGTGTCTCTAAAGGAACCTTGCAGGGTTTGAACATTTTAGGACAGATCAAATCGGTCTATGCCATGGCCACCGGCAAACCAGCCCCACCTGCTGGAACTAAGGACACCTCCTTCAATGATATGATCTTGGATGCCAAAATTGTTCAAGGGGTCATGCGCCATGAACGGTTGAAGATTAGCTCCAACGACATGATCATGCAGGGCAAAGGTACCGTGGATATTGCCGATGAGATGCTGGATTACAACATGAACGCCAAGGTGCGTAATCTGGGCAAAAAGGGTCAGGACCTGACCATTCCGGTTAAGGTTAAAGGCAACTGGAATAGCCCCAGTGTTAAAGTTGATCAAGCCTCTCTGGCCAAAGCTTTGGCTAAAGATAAAGCCAAAGAGCTGATTGATAAAAAGTTGGGGGACAAAGCGGCACCCGTTAAGCAAATCTTGAAAGGCTTTGGGGTTAAAGGGCTCTTCTAATCCTCAAATACTTGAGCAAGCTGATACAAGGCCGGTGCAGATGCACCGGCTTTTTTTTGGTGTTTGCCCCGTGACCTATTGGGCGATGAGTGTAATAGTAGGAGATCCTGCAACAGATCTTAATCTAAGCCAGGAATAAACTTGTGTAACGGTCTGTTTTTTAACCTTCTACATGTATGTTGATGGTGAAATGACGTTCTCCTTTCTTGTTGAGTGGGCACCCTGGATTGCACTGGGGCTGATTCTATTTGGAATCGGCTACCGGGTGGGTCAGCATGCTCCTGTGGAAGATCCTGAGGAGATCGCACGACGCCGGGATGCCGCCTTTACCTACCGTGGTTTAAATTTCCTCTTAAACGATGAGCCGGATAAAGCGATTGAGGCTTTTAGTCAGGCTGTTCGTGTTAATTCTGAAACCGTGGAAGTGTACCTCTCCTTAGCCAACCTGTTTTTAAAACAGGGGGAGCTAGGTCGGGCCATTCGCATGCACCAAAACCTGCTGGAACGCCCTAACCTAAGCCGGGAGACCCGCATTGCGGCTCTATATGGTTTGGGTGAGGATTATCGCAAGAGTGGTTTTGTAGATCGTGCGATCCATAGCTACCATCAAACATTGGAAGAAGATCCAGGGCATTTAAAAGCTTTGAGTGCTTTGATGAATTTGCATGAAAACGAAAATCGATGGGATAAAGCACTAGAGATTTTAGAACGTCTGCAAAAGGTTACTGGTGATCCTGACCCAAGACGGGATGCCCATTTACGGGTCCAGATCGGGCGGGAGCAGCTACGCCATGATGTGGCCCCCCCCTCCCCCGATGAAGCCACCCGAAATTTAGAACAGGCCATTGAATCCCACCCCGGTTGCGTAGAGGCCCGCCGTATTATGGCGGAGAAAGCCTTAAAGGATGGGAACCCTGAACAGGCGGTTACTCTCCTTAAGGAGCTGCGTCATACACGGCCTGGCCATATGTTTCTACTGGTGGATGTTCTACGACGTTCCTACGATGCTCTGGAAGATCTAAGTGGTTTTGAATCCTGTATGGATGAAGCCGCCCATGCACAGAGTGCTTCACCACAACTGATCGTCCAGTGGAGTATTTGGTTGGAGGCTGAGCAACGGTTGGAAGATGTCGACACCTTAATGAAGATGGGTCTTGAACGCCGTGGGGATTCCGCCGTTTTAGCACGATGGTATGTGGCCTTTTTGGTGCGTCAGGGCCAGTTTGAACAGGCTTTGGAAGTGGCCCAACAGAGTTTGGATGGCATGGTTGGTCGGCAACCCAACTTTCGTTGCACCCACTGTGGGTTTGAGAGCCATGAGATCTATTGGAAGTGCCCCCAGTGTCACCAATGGGATGAGATGGAGCCCCTTTAAGGATCTTCACTGGATCTCATGGAACCATAAGATCTGTGCCATACATAGGGTCAAGTGGGCCAGTAGGGCATGGGTTAAAACCACTCAGAACGGTTTATCATCACCTAGCGTAATCAAAGCGTTTGCTGTTGCCAAGCCACCAAGCATTCCTGTTAAAGCAGCTTGGCACCAGGTCCAACCGCCCATTTCAACACCTGTTTTGGCCACTTGGGATGGACCGGAATGGGTGAAGCACATGGCATATAGGATGGTTCATTTCCATCGGTGATACGCACACCTGTTATTGCGTCGGTAAGCTGGGACAACAACACACACGGACGTTACACCATGAATGGAATTTTTATTGCCCTGGTCTTTATTGCATTTGGCATGGCGGCCTTTAACACCCTGACGGGTGATACCACAGCCATGCAACAGCTCTCCACCGCCATGGTGGATGCCGCCAAAGGATCGGTGGAACTGGCCTTGGGTCTGGTTGGTGTCATGGCCCTCTTTTTAGGATTGATGAAGATTGTGGAAAAAGGGGGGTTACTGACCCTACTGGCCAAGCTGATTCGTCCCTTAATGATTCGCCTGTTTCCTGAGGTCCCAGCGGACCATCCTGCCATGGGCGCCATGATCCTTAACCTTTCAGCCAATGCCCTTGGCTTAGGTAATGCGGCGACCCCCTTTGGTATCCGTGCCATGCAAGCCCTGGATAGTCTTAACCCCCATAAGGGAACAGCCACCAACAGTATGGCCCTGTTTCTGGCCATTAATACCAGCTCGGTAACCCTGCTCCCAACCGGTGTGATTACCCTTAGAGCGGCAGCCGGTAGTATGGACCCTGCTGCTATTCTACCCACCACCTTATTTGCCACCATTTGTTCAACAACCGTGGCCATTTTAGCTGCGCGTTCGTATCAACGGTTCTTCCCCGCACCCTCGGTTACTTCACAAACGTCTGAAAATACATCTATAGATCATTCTTTAAGTGATGAACAAAAGGATATTTTGCAAAAGACCGCCTCTGGTAGCTCTGCCATGGCCTCCTACCTCTTTTTGGCGGTTATCCTCTGTCTGGTTCCTGTAACCATTCTCTATGGAAAAGCCATCTCCCCCTGGGTTATGCCTGGTTTGATGGTCGCCATGCTCAGTTTTGGTCTGTTCCGTGGTGTTAAAGTGTACGAAGCTTTTGTAGAAGGGGCCAAAGAGGGTTTTGATGTTGCGCTGAAAATTATCCCTTATCTGGTTGCCATTTTGGTGGCTGTTGGTATGTTCCGGGCCAGTGGTGCTATGGATCTGTTAATTGGCCTACTCTCCCCCTTTACCAGTTGGATTGGGTTACCGGCTGAAGCCCTACCCATGGCTCTGTTACGCCCACTCTCAGGCTCAGGTGCCTATGGTATTGTGGCGGATACCATTCAAAACCCTGCCATTGGGCCTGACGGCTATGTGGGTATGCTGGTTAGTACCTTGCAAGGTTCTACAGAAACCACCTTTTATGTCCTGGCCGTCTATTTTGGTGCCGTACAGGTTAAGCGGGTACGCCATGCGTTAGCGACCGCTTTAACCGCTGATCTGGCGGGTATTTTAGCGGCCGTCTTTATTTGCAGTATCCTGTTTGCTTAAGGGCGCGAAAAACCCGTGTAGGCCACCGACAAGATACGCCACCGGTGACGGCTCGGTACCCTCTTTCCTAATTTACCAAGGGGGGAATGGTGACCATGTAGATGGATTGTGCAGGGCTCGGTTGCACCTGTATGCCCGTTTGATCGTATGATTGTACGGCATTCACCCTTATTGGGATGAAGGTTGAGCCATAACTGACATGATTGAGACGCCATTCACCCCAAGCTGCAACGGGTTATTGCCTACTTTGTGGGGGATGTGGATGGCACACAACGGCTGGATTGGCATTTGACGTTGGCAGAAAACCCCATCTATCATTCCAACTTCTCCGGTATTGGTGACATGTGCCAAGCCAATATGTGTGCCACACCTCAGCAGATAGCTTAGTTGGATCAACTCAACAAAGAGCGGACGATTGTGACAGGCCGTTGGGCTCTATTGGTCTTTTCACCCCGTGAAGCTGCCCTGACTGCACACTATGAAGCGCTCAAAGGCAACCGTCATCCCATGCACAATTTTTCAACTCTTGAAGCCGCTGAACCGTTCCTGAATATGGATCTCAGTCCTTATATTCCACACACCACCTAAAAATATTTTTCACGAATCACCTGATATCAATAACTTGCGTATATATAAAATGACATACGTATACAAAAAGAAGACAATACGTTACAAATAATCATGTAGGAAGTACGGTTTTTATACGGTAAACCGTTGGTCAGACCTTCAGCACCATATGTGGATACCATGTCATCCGTTACGTTAAGTAAATATCTCTTGATGGAAAAGCAGATTGAAGTTCCTAAGGAACGTCGAACACCCCGAGATGGTTTTTCGGGTGGGCGCCGGGAAAAACCCCGCTTTGTCTGTAGTGATAAGATGACCATTCACCTGGATGGTGAAGAACAGATCATGGTAACCGAGGTCGAGAACATCAGCTTCTCTGGCGTGCCAGACCCTATTGCTGATGGTATCTTTATCCCCTTTGAAACCATCCCCCCCCAGTTTCAACTGGGTAAGCGCGGCACCATTGAAATGACCCTGGCGGATGTGGACTTTATCTGTCCATGTGAAGTGGTGCGTCTACGGGAAACAGGTGTTGCGCTACGCCTGCTCAAACAAAAACACAAAAAACTGAACCATGATCTAACCGCTTAACCAGCTAGACCATGTCATCCATTGTGTCTTTTACAACCCTTAGGATCTCTTTTTTACTCGGGTTGAGTGGCATGCAGGGGTATACGGTTGTGCAGATAGGTGGATAGATCTGCAGGATCACCAACCCCATACATGATTGACCCATGGGTAGCGTATGGCAACGCCATGGTCAGCTCTCTCTAAATGGGTGTACCTATTTGGCCCATGGCACGTGACCTTATGAGGGTGGTGGCAGACGCTACCTTTCATCCACCCCCAAGTCCTAACCCCATTGGCGTAACCCTGAGATCATACAAAGCCATGATCTCTGAGCCATGGGTATGCCCAAACCCACCGGCGAGACAAGACCCATACAAGGTTGCGATCACCCAAAAATCTCCCATCAACACCACAGACTTTGATCACCATACAGATCTGTGGAGGTCAGGTGAGACTGAAGCCGCCATGGGGTGTCGCAAGGCCTCGATCACGCAGAGACACACCATCACTAAGTTGGGGGCTCCCCTCAAACGGATTGAGCATCGGGTACCCCCTTGGAGGGGTGCTTCATGATGCCCAGATGGGGTTATTCCCAATCGTCTTCAAAAGCATCTGCTGGTGGAAAAAGATCCTCATCATCAAACCAGTTGTCAGGACTGTGGCTCATGATTTCACAATCCACGCCTGAAACCCGCGCAGCTTCATCATACAACTTGGCAACAATGCGATCCAAACGACGCATTTCAGCATCTTCCAGTTGACCATTGTTGGCCATTTCCTGAAGCTGAATTAAAGTTGGATCGTTCAGTTGTGCAAAGATTTCACGACGCGCCATGGCATCGACAGTAAAGTCCTGGTGCATAATTTCATCCCCTCGTGCAAAGCGGAAATTTAAGCGAACACCAGACAAGAGAACAAAAAGCGGGCCAATCAATAAATAGCGCTTATGCTACTGTTTTAATTGGATATTTTATAGATACGAGAGAACTTGGTCATGCGGCAGCAACTGCCAGATAGGAAAAAAGAGACACCGCCAACTGGGAAAAAAGGGAACGGACGGTGCGGTGAGGAAGCGGCGGAAACCGCACCGTCCGTAATATGACCTCATGCCATCTGGTTCCTTAAACAGAACCAGCGGAGAAACGATTGAGGCACGAGATCCATCAACAGACTCATTTCGTCAACCTTGCAGCTGACCCCCACAATCCATGGGTCTGTCTGATGCCATGGCTGGTCTTGGACCATCCAGTGGTAGTTGGGTACATCCTTCCTGGATATACCTTGGCCTTCCTTGGCCTAAGCACCGTAGTGCCCGGGGAATCCTCCCCTTGTATGACAACGTTCTACCTAAGCAGCGGGTGGGAATCCTTTCCCGATCCATCCTTGGACCATGCCCTATGGCGTTCCTTCTGCCACATTGGTCTGCTTAAGCGAGTCCGCCGTCTAAAATCCGATAGCTACTTTTCGACCCTTTACGCTGATAGGTCGGCAATTGTGCGCCCGCTAGCCATTTATGCAGATCTTTTTTGGTCAACATAATCAAAGTCTGCGTTGCTGCGTTTTTCTCTGCATCTTGTGCATGATTGGGTATGGGGGACATCACACGCCTCCTTGGCCGAAGATCACGTGTTATGGTGATCTCACGCTTGCCATCTCCTAATCCGTGGAGAATGGACTTTTAAGTTTTGGATGACCAAATGCATCCGGCAAACCCTGATCGGCATCGCTTAGCATCTCCGGTAACTGTGCGCCGGAAATCAATGGTTGTTCACAAGGTTCTGAGATGGCATCTAAATAATCTTCGTATTGAAACAGATCCTTTTCTACTTCACTGGTCCATTCCATACGCTTTGCACGATTAACCATCTTAAACACACCTTTCCAACCTGCCTTTGATCAAGGCCATCCTACTACCTGGATCCAAACAGCATCCTGCTGTAAAAATCCTTAACCTTACCCCCTATACAGCACCATTTGTGCCATATATGAATAAAGCATTATTTACAATATGTTATGAGTATTTGCAGCAGACTTCACCCTGATTGCCAGGGCTCAGGTGTCGGTGTTATGACACCATAAAAGTAGGTGAGAGGTATAAAGCAAACCCCAGACCATAATCCGTATTTTTTAAGCAGAAAGCTGTGGATCAAAAAAAGCCCAATGGTTAGGCCATGACCCGCCCACCACGCATCTCTTTAATGGGGGCATGGATATCGGTTTCAGCAGTATGGCTTGCATGACGAATGGGATACAGGCGATGAAAATTGGCGATTTTTAAAGTGTGGAACACACTGTCGGAAGGATCACATAGGATAACATTTTGAAACCCCTGGGCATGATCGCGCAGCTGCAGCAAAGAGGCCAGCCCAGAACTGTCAATATAGGGCATTTTTTCCATATGGAACATCATAGGCTCACCTTGTGGTTGAGCCTCAATGGCCTTAAGAAAAGGGATTTGGCTTTTTGCATTGAGCGCTTCATCCATATGAATATGGATTTCACCCTTTTCGCTCCATACTTTGATCATAATCTTCTACCTGTGGTGGTCCAAGCCCCAGATCCCAGGATCCACCCCCCTCTCTATATCCTACATCATGACGATTTTATCAGTACTGATCAAGTCTTTTTTTAATGCATAAGTACCTGATATCACATAGTTGTGCAGGATATGACCTATAAACAGAACTAGAAATGACACATACTGACAATAGAGAAATTGTGAAAAAGATATTTTGTACATAGAAGGTATGTGGATTTAGCACTGCCCCTTTACCTAGAGACCATGCATGGTCGCAACCCAGGGCTGTATCACCTCTAAGGGTGGTTGGGGGGCCGGACCTAACAAACTCATATTCTGATCCGTATGTAACTTGGGTAAACGCGGCAGTTGGATATGAAACCGTTTATCGTGTTGATTCAGGTAGTGACACAGTGCTTCCCCCGCCCCTTTGGCCATGGCGTACTCAACCAAGCCTTTGGGTACATCGGTCACATAGATGGTAGAAGGATAAAAAACCTGTAACGGTTCACCATCTGTACGGACCAAACGCTCTAACGTTTGTAAAAAACCGTGTACATAAAACTGCTCAAAATAGGCCAAGCGCTGAGCATCCACCAAACCATGTGCCACACCACGACCAATTGGGGGTGTGGCAAAATAGTAGAGATGGCTGTAGTGCGGGTTTAGATCTTGGGGGGGGTGACACACATCCCATTTTAAGAGATCACAACATCCACCCGCTTGGGTGATCTCCTGGGCCACACGCTGGGCATCTTCTTGACCATGGGCATAGGTAATGGTCACCTGCCCTCCTCCAGCCGCAATCAACTTGGCTGCGACCTCACCCAAACCACGGGCGCCACCAAGCACAAGAGCATGTGTACCGACATAGGCTTGATGACCATAACGTTCCACCATGGCTTGTGCAGAGGGCTGTTCGACAGGTGGGGGTCGGAAAAAGGCCTGAACCGCTCCCTGCATCACGCCACCTTCAACTTCCATTTTAATGGGTGCTCGAGGAGAGCTGGCCCGTTTGACCCGGTAGCGCAACTGTGTTGAATGGGTTGCTTGCGCTTGGCGTTGCAGTTTAAACCCGGAAAAGAGGGAGTGCAGCCCTGGGCAGACCATACCAACCAGTTGGGTTAAGCCCAACAGCACCGCCAAAGCTTGCGGGTCATGGTACACACCCAATGCAGGAAAAAGTGCCTGTAACTGAGGTTGATCCACCGGTAACGGTACGGAGCCGGTCTGGTCTTTACACTGGTTAAAAAGAGGTTGCTGCGGCATAGAGACATGCGCAGGGGCGTGAGGTAAAGGATCGGACCCGTGATCACCCGGTGTGATCCATAAACTCATCCGTGGCCCACCATCATCCACCAGTTGCAGCTTAAGCCGTTCTCCTTCTTGCACCATGGGCGCAACACGAACCGGATCCTGTATAAAAACCGGTTGGGAAAAATGAGCTTCAATGGCAGCCAATGGGGGTAGCTTGCCCTGCTGGGCCAGATCTTCCAACAGAACAAAAACCAGATGCATACCATGCACCACCACTTGACCAAAAGGGGTCCGTCTGGCAGCAATGGTGTCTACATGCATGGGGTTGTAATCCCCGGAAAGCTGAGCAAAAGCCTGTTGATGATCCTGTGTAAAATTCATGGTCTCACTTCAAGGCAGACGGTTGGGACGGTCCTGGTCCCCATCAGCTCGGAAAATACGATGATCCTCCGGCCCCTTAAAGGCGTAGTACATACGTACATTGCGCTGTTCAAACGGTTCAAAATAGTTTGGAACAATCAAAACACCATCTGGATCCACAGCATGAAAACCCGCCTGTTTTAAGGGGGTATGGTCTGCTAAGCGCACCCAAAAATCGGCATATTCACACTGTTGCTGCGCCAACACCTCCAACAGCGCGCCACCACACTGTCCCAAATGCTCGATATCCCCCATATAATCCACCAACCGTAATGCCTTAGCCCCTTCATGTTCCACCTGACGGGTGGCCAGCAAGCCCACCACTTGATCATCCCGGACCACTTGAAACAGTGGATAGTGGTAGTAGGGATGTTCCAAAAAACGGCGGCAAAAATAGTCTCCACTTTTGGCAGGAACAGCAGCACCATTTAGGTTGGGCCATGTGGTCAGTGAGGCTTGATCTACCCTCTGTAATTGGGCATCCCCTTGCTTAACCTGGGGCAGCACAACTCCTTTGGGTACATGGGCCAGTTGCGGCTGGACCTGGGGATTAAACAGCACATATTGGGTCAGTTGGCCCGTATGAAAACGCAGCGCTTTGTACATGGGGGGGTGCGCGGTATTAATACCCACCACACCAATCCAGGCATGGGGCTCCTGCTTCATCACAGCACGCAACAGGCTTAACCCCAAACCTGCCACACCACAATCATCCCGAACTTTCCACAGCGCCAACCAGATCACATTCTGTCCATCCAAATGCGGATCATAACGGGTCAGGTTGATATAACCCAACACCCCCAACAGCTCCTCACCCCGCCATGCCACCATATAGTCATAGCCATCCCGCCCCACAGATTGATGTTGCCAATCAAACAGCCCCGTATGGGTGGCCATGATATGCCCTTTGGACCAGTGGGTATCAATAAAGGCCATAACACGATCCCGCTCGTGCTGGAGACAACGACGAACCTCAACCTTGGGCATGGGGTTGTACCTCTACGGACAAATGGGCGGGTTGGGGATAGGGTTGATGACAGTCCCAGCTAAAAAGATGCTCGGATATTTCCACCAAACCAGAGTGACGAAGATAGGTTAAACAGGGGGCATTACGGGGGGTGGGCAGATAGCGGGCCACCAGCTGTTTGGCGCCCTGAGCAGTAGCCCAGGCTACCGCTTGGGCCATTAACAGGTGCTCAATCTGACGCCCCATAACCCGACAACTGAGGATCAGATCGGTCAACACCGCCTGCTCACCTTCTAGGGCAACCGCCATAATACCGGTCAGGCCAGATGCCCCAAAACGGTCGGAAACCGATGCCGCCAACAGATGGTGATCCGTATGTTCAGCCCACTGGCTGATCTCCTGTTCGGAAAGACGGCGCGTGGCCATGTTCATTTGGTTGGTTTTGTTAAAGAGCTGCTCAATACGGGGCAAATTGGCTTTGGTGATAGGGCTTAATACCACCTGCATATCCAAGGTGCCTAACCAGTCACCATGGGAGCCCACATCCTCTTTAGCTTCCTGTCGGGCCCGTTCAGCCCGGATCATCTCAGCCCGTTTGCGGTCTTCACCACTTAACGCAGGTATTTCAAAACAGTCCATAGCCCGCAAAAAAGTGGCATACTCTGTGGGCTGTTTGGGCCACTCGGGTACCAGTACCTCAGGTAAAGCTTCCCGCACCCGGCCACGTTCAGCGGGGTTATCATCAATAAACACCACCGATTTAAGACCCAGATTGATCTCCTTGGTCAAATCCGCCACATTTTGGGCTTTATCCATCCAGTTTATACGCCAACCAGCCAGATCCGTTTTTTTCAGCACCATCTCCGGGTGGTTATCGAACGCTGCCAGGGCCACCTCTTCAGTATTTTTGCTCACAACCCCTACCAGGATGCCCCGTTTAATCAAACCCTTTAAAGCCCGTTGAAAATCCTGAAAAGCTTCTCCCGCATGATCATGCCCCCCCAGCCGAATGCCCTCCCAGCCAGTTTCCCCAATGATCCCGCCCCACATGGTATCATCCAGATCCACCAAGACCAGTCGCCTAGCGGCCCCTTGCAGGCCATCCACAGCCGCGAGAATATCCTTAGCCGCGGCTTCCAGCACACCATTGCCATAGGGGGTTTTGGTGGCATAACCCATGCGGGGAGAAGCCGCCTTGGGGCCCGCCACCTGTAACCAGGATTGGGCATCTAGAAGATGAATATTGGGGGCTTTGGCCAAACGATCTGCAAGTTGTAGATTGGCCTTGCTCAGCATATATCGCAACCCGATACCTGGTCTCCAATCCAACATGCCGTACCCCCGCTCTGCAGGGGGCATCACCCAACTGGCTACAAACAGGTGTTTAACCTGGGCTGCATGGTTTAGAAGCAACTGGGCAAAGCGATTGACCTCTTTTTCCAAAGCGGCTTCATCAACCGGCTCAAAATCCAAACCATCGGCAAAGCTGGGCAACACCCCTTCTGGGCGGCACCAAACCATCACCAACGCATCCCCTTGTTCCGGGGCTGCCGCTAAGGTTTGATACACTTGGCCAAAGGGGGTGAGTTTGGCTTCCATACAGTTTTGGTTTTGGCCGTGGTTCAGCAATCGGGCCAGGACGCTGGTGTTAAAGTCACTGATAAGCGTCAGAGCTGTCTTGGACATGGATTCATCCATTAGGCGTGCTGCGTGAGCCAGTTGG from Magnetococcus sp. PR-3 includes these protein-coding regions:
- a CDS encoding HAD-IIIC family phosphatase, whose amino-acid sequence is MSKTALTLISDFNTSVLARLLNHGQNQNCMEAKLTPFGQVYQTLAAAPEQGDALVMVWCRPEGVLPSFADGLDFEPVDEAALEKEVNRFAQLLLNHAAQVKHLFVASWVMPPAERGYGMLDWRPGIGLRYMLSKANLQLADRLAKAPNIHLLDAQSWLQVAGPKAASPRMGYATKTPYGNGVLEAAAKDILAAVDGLQGAARRLVLVDLDDTMWGGIIGETGWEGIRLGGHDHAGEAFQDFQRALKGLIKRGILVGVVSKNTEEVALAAFDNHPEMVLKKTDLAGWRINWMDKAQNVADLTKEINLGLKSVVFIDDNPAERGRVREALPEVLVPEWPKQPTEYATFLRAMDCFEIPALSGEDRKRAEMIRAERARQEAKEDVGSHGDWLGTLDMQVVLSPITKANLPRIEQLFNKTNQMNMATRRLSEQEISQWAEHTDHHLLAASVSDRFGASGLTGIMAVALEGEQAVLTDLILSCRVMGRQIEHLLMAQAVAWATAQGAKQLVARYLPTPRNAPCLTYLRHSGLVEISEHLFSWDCHQPYPQPAHLSVEVQPHAQG